The genomic interval TATTTTCTTTAATTTTAGATATCTATGACTTATAAAACCCAAAGCAAGGCCCATTGTGGGGTTTGTTTGAAGAAGGCACCATTTTTCCCCATTACATCATAGCCCTCTTGCTCAAAGAGCCCAACAGGGATAAGATAAACTGCCATTTAGCCTTTCTGAATCCGTGGGTTGCGTGTTGGTTCGTTTTGAAGCAGGGGAAAGAGATTCCGCTTGGTCGACGTCTCATTGGCTCAGGCGGCCCCACCTCCAGGCAGTCGCCCCTATAAAAGGGACATCTGCTCttcccagcaacaacagatAACGGTCGACCATTTAAATCTTGACATCCCCACCAATTTTTTTCATCATGTTCGAACGTCTCCCTGAGGAGCTTCTTAGAGAAGTCGCTAGAGGGTTTCGTATTCAAGATTTCAGaaatctctctctcgtctCCAAGACCTTCCACGCCATATGGACACCCAGGTTCTGGAGAACACTGTGTGTCGACACTGCTGGCTCAACAGGCCGACCGTCTTctttcaacatcaaacaGATCGAAGAGTGCGCCCATGCGCTTCAGaatgcttcttcttccataCAGAATGTCTCCGCCGTTGTGTTTCGACGGGACACTCGATGGAAGCTGTGGGACtatgagaaggaggaagactGGCCCAACGTCGCCTGCCTGCACCGGCAGCCGCCCCCAGAGGATCTTAACTACTGGAGAGGCTTGCAACGAGCAGCGCCAGTCGCCGGATGGTCATTCGATCAGTGGTTCTACAGGAATCAGAGATGCATCGAGGCAAGTATAGAACGAATGGGTGAGCAGCTGGATTCCGACCCCATGGACGACATTGCCCTCGCTATACAATCTGTCATTGGACACATACCCGCTGGCCAACTCCAATCCTTCACCTGGGACTTGGCAACATGCATTCCTCAGGCTGCTTTTGATAGTCTCTTCCAAGCGCAACCGCAACTCGAGTCTATCACATTGACGGCTGATGCCTGTTGCAAGGTTTCCCGTGAAAGCTTGCACCTTCCCTTCCGCCAACTCAAACGGGTCATCTTGAACTCATTACCACGATCTCATGTTGTACCAGTGCGAAGAATGCTGGGAACAAATAGAGGGCACCTGCGTGACCTTCAAATCGAGGAGTTGGTGCATGGGTGCTCTTTAGAAGAGCTCTTATATGGCGGAGAAGACTGCGAAGATGCAAGAGATAGGAAGTCGACAGACGAACGCAACGACAAACTGGTAGCGAATCCAACAGTGTCTTTCCCGTCACTAGTGACGCTGTCGTTGCGGAATATTGACTTGACCGAGAGCATGGACCGGGCATTCAACGTCAGTGGCCTCACAGCACTTACACTACGCCAATGCTCACGGTCGAGCGAATTCTTGAAAGGAATCATGGCAAGGAACAGCCCGCTTCAGCTCAAGGCTTTAGAATTCCTGGCTGACTATGCGGACcgtgacgaggatgaagtcACGAACACACTAAACCATTTCCTCCTTTCATTCAAAGGCCTCGAAAAGCTTTACATCGGGTTGAAAAAGACCATCTACTATCCGGACAGCCGGGATAATTTTCATCCCCTATGGTCTACCGTTGGCTATCATGGCTCTACGTTAAAGAATCTGGTGATTCACCCGCGAGGATCAATCAGGAGGACAGGTCGGACTTGCACGATGGGGGGCATCCAGAGAAATGTTGATTGGATTCATGATGTCGTTGGAAAGCTCGATATTCCACAAGCGACCATTAGCAACTGGATGAAGGATCCTGCCACTCATCCCCTGTCGCCGCTCTCAAAGCTCGAATGCCTCGGCGTATCTTCGGACCCGTTTGCGAAAGCTACAACGCAGGATGGGGGATCCGAGCAATTTCTTGTATGTATCCTCAATGCCATCGCAGGACCGCACCTCCTAAGCATCGCTAACTGGTCGTCGACCGTGCAGATAACCCTCCTCAGGCCTttcacctcatcatcccgcCGCCTCAAGCTCTTACATCTCCGGCAGACAGGCTCCAATAGAGAAGATCCATTTGGTTCGAAGGTTTTCATGTCGAGTGTCAGCCGACGGGTCAGCGGAGACAAAACCATTCCCGTCCCCCCTTCAAGAATGATGGCATACCTTGACCCCGAATTTGCTCGGTTTCTCAATTGGGTCTTCGGGCAAGAGGGAATCTCCTCCCTTGAGGCCGTCGCGTTTGGGGATTTTGCCAACGGCCACATGAGCGGTAAATACCTTCATAACATGTTTGCATGCCGCAGCAGTGATGTACGTCAGGGATATCGAGTGTTTGACTGTCGCTACAAGGTCCGTGAGCACGAATGGCGGGTCGTGGCGGATAAGTACGCTGACTTTTTGGAATCGTGCCCCGTCGGGCCGCGGGTGGAGAGTTGGGGGCATGGGTCGAGGTATCATTTCTAATCGAGACCGCTTCTGTTTTGAGGAGGCAAGGGATTCGGGCTCTCGTAGATGTAAGTAGAATCTTTATCAACAGATACGATTATCCTTTCCAAATGGTGATATGGAACTATAAAGACAGCTGCTCTTGAAGTGAACGACTAGACAAAAGAAGGTATCTATCAGATTCAACATAGCGATTTGGTAATAGGTAGGTAAGTGGTAATGAAGATGAGCATGAAAGAGtggaggagaaaagaaaaaacaagaaaaagtcAAGCCCAAACAGAGCTACCCAACCCTGTCTAGAACAGGGTAGCTCTCAACTGCCCAGTAGCCTTAACCGGTGGATGAAGTGCGAGAAGGGTCCCTGGAACACAGTCGAGCGTCTTAACTAATTAGGCCATGGGCGACCCTATTGTCAAGGTCTCCAATGCAGTATATAAACCCCACCATGGCCCCTACCTCTGTTATTGGGTCGCAAGAGGCCATctgctccttccttcccgGCGGAGATATAACATTGCCGGGTCCGGAGGGTACGCATTGGATCTGGGCAATTCagactttttcttctttttcctcatGCGACTTGCTCCTGGACACGCGCCCCATCGTTACCAACAAAGAAGCCATCCGAAGTAATTAGTTCTTCTCCGCCATTCTACAGTACCAATCTAgctggttttggggaggatagTACAGGACGGTATTATGACCTATAAGTTTTGTCCGcccctcttcatcgtcaccTCAGCTACCATTGCCCGGGAGCTACATACGCGAAAGCTCCTGGGTAGTTGAGACCTGAGATTCAGTACCGTTGTGCGAAGTCCCGTTCAAGTGGTGGAATCATATGACAGGTTCAAGTCTCCGCCAGTTCCGAGGAGGCTTCTTATTTATATCTggacctccctcctctccttccaaTCTTAACCTTTCCCGTACTCTCTGCCCTCAGCCAAGCGACAACCCCCATCCTTGACATTATAACAGTTCGTTTTGAAAGTATGCTAACATCTCGCAATCGCAACACCCCTAATACTCGTTAATTTACAGGCTCATCTCTTCAGGTAGCAACCATGCTACTGAACGAAACCAAACGGCCCCTTCGCTCCGATAGTCCAATTCGGGTGCTTGCGGAATTGGGAATTGAGGATACAGAAAAGCGTGCTGGTAAGCGGTTTCGGGGCGAAAATTGGGATTGGGCCGCGGCCAGATTCTGGATAACACCGCGCTTTGAAGCGCCCGACGAGAGCGCGGAAACGGATTACGACGAGCCCGGCGGCCATAGCACcgccagcaacccctccagcagcGCCCACAGCTGTTGTGCTCTGCGGTTGTTGGGACGATTAAAGTTCAACCGCGGAGGGAAGCCCTGCAATTGCTGCGACGATCAGCCAACTGCCCGAGGTCGAAGAAGATGCTGTTCGTCTGGTGCATTGCGTTGATGATCCTCCGACTACGTCTCACCCCAAGAGTTGAAAGGGCAGAGGTGTTTGTGTTTTCCGACAGCCAACAGGTACTCTCGATGTTGGATAGATGTCCGTTCAGGGCACCCAGGGTTTACGCTGACGACGATGCCGTTATACCTTAATTTGGCTGAACTCACCAGTAAGCTTCAGGAGTTGGGCGGCCTCCTGACAATCTCGTGGATTCTTGGGCACAATCACAACTTTACTGGGCATCAGCTGGCAGATGAAGTAGTCCATATGGCATTTTTTTGATAGTAGGTGGGAGATACCAACACATCGGCAACGAGAAGGAAATTCTCCTGTATAATTCATTATGCTGGACAGATCTCTTGGCGCACTTCAACAGTTTCGGGACAAGCATCCGACAGTGGATGTCAACATCAGCATCTCAGCATACAGACAAGCCCATAACAAGTGTTTGAGGCTGAAGAAGTTTCCTCGTCCCTGGGATTGGGCTCTGCATCACCAAATTATGGAACTGAAGGAGGATTTGTTTCACATTATTTGAGAACCTAGCTGGGGGGCTCAGATGTGCGGTTGTGCGGAAACATGTCTTGGTGTGTTCATGAATGGTTGGAAAGTGTCGCGAAGTGTTTGAATGTGTtggagggtgctggaggatgttgaagcCATGGACTGTGGTTGCAAGTGGGGAAATGGTTGACAGTGTGTCGGAGAATGATGGAGAAATGTTGGAACATTTATGTCACTGCAGGAAGGAGTAAGGATGCTCTAGGGGACTGCATGTTAACGAGAACCAAGTGAGCTGTCTGTGTCAAAGAACCTCAACAAGGTTAGGTAGATGTACACTGAGTAAGTGGTATTCACCGGTTACTATCTCCAGATTTTTCGTCTCTTCTTCAACTACCAGTCTCTTAAACAACCCCTCTACCCACCCGGCAGACACCTTTCTTCCACTCTCCCCCTTTCACAACCACGCGGACACTCGCCGCTCACAAACTGCCACCCAAACAACACTTTActctgctccctccccaccccaccaagcACCACCTCCGGGTCCTTATCCCTCATTCCAACGCCACTCCCAATAACCTCTTCACTCCCGATGTGCAACTGCCCCCATCCCAGTTCAATCAACTCTTTGATCGGAACCCCGTAAACGTACTCCCTAAACCCCGCCCATCTCACCGCGGCAGCGCACATCGGGCAGCTTTCGGCGTTGGTGTAGAGTGTCAGGTCCTTGAATGCGGCTAGGGATTCGGCAGGTGTCATGTTATACGCAGAGGAGACGAAAAGAGAGGAGCAATTATTAATGGCGGCGATTTCGCCGTGCAAAGTTGGGTTTCCTATCCGGGAGTTACCGTTGGAGCCGGTGCAGATAAGTGTTCCTTGGGGGTTGGCAGAGGTGTGGTTCACGATGACGGTACCAAAGGCGGCGAAGGGGcaggggtgggagagggcgagggtgttggcttGGTGGATCCAGTATTCGcgggtggaaagggggatgGTGTCATCGTtgtgagggtttgggagggtgggtggtgatgttgggatggagggggtgcatGCTGTGATTgttgggaagaggagggacaATGAGGCTAGTAGCGATTGGCTTTTCAtgtttggttggttgtgtgtgggagagaaaaaaagattaaGGCTGTAAGTGTGAATTGTGTGATGTTCTTGGATAGTGGGTGGTTGGAATGCTGACATCATTGTTTCGAATTGGCCAGGATTTTTGGGTGCCACACGTCTGTCTCATTCCGTCAACTACACGCACACCGAACGAGCTTTATTATCACGAAAAGAATGTCATCTCtgtatttaattaaatatgTAGCCAGGTTTGATACCGGAAGATTGCTAATAAGGGTATACCGACGTTGCCGCCGCTCAATTCTCCCCCTTTCTAATGTTTTGTGTTTCCATTCATGCGCCTCTGTGCAACGCGGCTGGCTGGCCGGCTGGCGGGGTGCCGTGTGCACTCTCCAGCTCCCTTGGAGCAATCTCAGGACCGGGAGCTTCCACCCTGCCCTCTGTATCCCATCGGTCACTGCTCAACTCGGCTGGCGCTTGCGTCTGTCCAAGTTCGTACGTCGTCATTTGTGGCTCCTTCATACCGGGGTGCAACTGTTGTTCGGGCTGGCCGGAGTAATAGTATTTCTCTCCAGGCCCAGAAACGACGGACCCGGGCGGAGGTGCCCCTGCCTCAGTGATAGGTAATTCTGCTTTTGAGTCGGTACCGCCGCGGGCCAATCCACGACGCTTCGTCCTCCAAAGCAAAAAGGCGCCAACCACGATGGCAATTACCACCGCAACAGCACCGACCGCAATGCCGGCTATCGCTCCGCTCGAGATGCCACCGCTGGAAGGCTCCTCGGGCGCTGATGTGTTGGTCGGTCCTGGGTCTGAGGAAATAGCTGACGAGGGAAGGTCTGAGGGCTTCCACGCGAGCTGGATCATGGGTGCATAAATATTCACCTGGGACCATTTCTTGTTGGGGAGAGTCATCGGAGCGAGATTGATCTGGCTGCCGCTCTCGCATTGGTATGTCGAAATGGTGGTGGCTCGAGCATTCGAGATGCAGGTTTGGCCGTTCTCGTTGTGGCACGCATAGCCCTCTGGGCAGCAGCCCACAAAGGTCTCTTCTGGCTCCATCCGGTACTGTACGCGCCAGCCCTGAAAGGTGGCGCTGGCGGTGCATGCCGACACATAGCCCGCTGGGCAGTGGAGGCCGGGCGAGTAGAATCCCCAGCCGTAGAAGGCCAAGTTGGTTCTCGGAGCGCCTGTTGTCCTCGGCGGCCAGCAGTCGGCGTTATCCTGGACGTCATTCGGCCCGCACCTCTGGCCCAACCAGCCCACGTTGATCTCGGTGTTATGGGCCGGTGTCCAGCATGCTTCCGGAGCTGTGAAGGTTGTGGTCAGATAACCGAGGATGTTTCGGGGTTCGTTGGTAAAGATTGGCATCTTGTCTTGCTGCGAACTCGGACTTGTTGGTTCGGGGGATGAAGTGTTGctctgtcgtcgtcgagttGAAGACAAAAGAAACTGGGAACGCAATACCGGTCGTCTTTGGGAGCCACTCCGCTTTTCATGGCGCGAGATTCAGCGGCCGGGGAAGTCTAGCGAAGCGGCCAAGCCCGTAGGTCGTCAGGGTGGTCAAGTCTACGCTGGTCGAGACAGGGACCACATATTCTAGCTGTTGTTTATCGATTGGTTGGCGAGTCTGCACCCCTGCTAGTGTTTATCAGTCCATCCCGCTGATTCGATCATTGAACCCGAGACCGCCACAGGGTGAACCGTCCGTGCACCTTAAGGTCGGCGGGCACGCGGGCTCGACGGGCACCCGGAATCGAGGCCCGGCGATGGCATAGTGCGCCTTCCCGCAGTAAGAATCCTGGTATGATCAACGAGGCGAAGATAGCAGCTTTTTTTCCACCTCCAGTGCAGGCCAGAGCCTCAGAGGCCTAGACCCTAGGTTTAGGGGGGCGCTGCAAACGAAATGATGTTTATGAGTTTTAAGGTCGCCTGGGTTCGGTAGTCAGTTGGCACGgtaaattaaaaaaaaatgcaACCCTGAGACCCCAACTTGTTCCCCAGACACATGGCCCCCACGGCCGGCGCCACGCCGGCTTCCCCTCTGACCCACAAACACGCAATCCAGCCATCAAGAAACTCTTTTACAATCTGCGCAATATTGACAAAGCCGCTGCGATTGAAAAGGCTCCCAAGGGTAACGACAGCCAGGCCCCTTTCATCACCGCTTTTCCAAGATCAAGAAAGCCATACTCTGCAGGGCTTGGTGCTTCCACATCTTCTTATTTTAGAAGCCTCCattgagaaaaaaaagcttgATCCGAGCCTGCTCGCTAAAGATATCGCTTAAAGTGAGCGATGTGACCAGCACTGGTGGAAGGGTCAAACCAGGATCGCCGATTGAAGAAGTTCACCGCTCGAGGTCCATGGCGAAAACTTGAGCAAATTCTCCATAGCTTGTGCAAGAATGCAGATATGCCGGAACCGGAAATGCCATCGTCAACGGCGAGAACGCGGACGGGTGGTTCGTCGGTTGCTGAGGAAGTAAAGTAAACAAATCCGGGAAGGAGATGTATCCACCGCTCAGGGGTCACTCCTGTGTCGACgaaaccctaacccaggCAACACCAGCCAACAGCACCAATTGCATCGTCCCAACAGCCAACCGCATCCACGCAAAACCCTGTGACACATGGTTGATCCTTCCCTACCAACAGCCCTGAAAGATTCTGCCACTGTCACTTAACCAGTAACTCCCCCTAGGCGCTGTCGAATTGTTTACACACTCTTTCACTCATTGCCGTCAAGAAAATTACCACCAAAATGACACGCTCAATCCTCCCAACCTTCccgctcatcatcctcggcgtGATCGAGCCACTGATGCTGTACGTCCCCCATTCTGCCCACCCCTCTAATTGCCCAAATCACTCACAATTCCCCAGCCTCGAAGCTTACCGCGTCGGCATTATCAACCCTGGCGCCCAGCACTACTTCACCCGTCAACTCCCGCCCGACTTGCTCTACACCACCAAGACTACTCAGCCTCCCGAGTTCTCTCCCCAGGCCGAAACGGTCACCCTCCAGCTGGTCaacgtcttcctcctcctcgcggGCTTGGCTGTCGTGTGCTGCTTCAGTAAGGATAAATGGACCGTCAAGGGCTACTGCGTCGTGGTCGGGCTGGCAGATTATGGCCATATCTGGTCCATCTACAAGGGTTTGGGCGCGGAGGCGTTTTGGGAGTTTGGCAAATGGAACGACTTGGTTTGGGGCGGGGTGTTGGCATCCGCGTTGTTGAATTTGGtgaggtggggggttgtgtttGATGTTTTCGGGAGGTTGAAAgatggggagaaggtgaagacgAAGTGATTGAGAGCTGGGGGCGGTGGAATCATTTGACGCTATGGTCTGGTCGTCAGAGGTAGCTTAAAGTCAAGAAACCAAGCAATGAGTTGTCTGGTGCTCAGCCATTGATTTGCG from Podospora pseudoanserina strain CBS 124.78 chromosome 6, whole genome shotgun sequence carries:
- a CDS encoding hypothetical protein (EggNog:ENOG503PE6U); translated protein: MFERLPEELLREVARGFRIQDFRNLSLVSKTFHAIWTPRFWRTLCVDTAGSTGRPSSFNIKQIEECAHALQNASSSIQNVSAVVFRRDTRWKLWDYEKEEDWPNVACLHRQPPPEDLNYWRGLQRAAPVAGWSFDQWFYRNQRCIEASIERMGEQLDSDPMDDIALAIQSVIGHIPAGQLQSFTWDLATCIPQAAFDSLFQAQPQLESITLTADACCKVSRESLHLPFRQLKRVILNSLPRSHVVPVRRMLGTNRGHLRDLQIEELVHGCSLEELLYGGEDCEDARDRKSTDERNDKLVANPTVSFPSLVTLSLRNIDLTESMDRAFNVSGLTALTLRQCSRSSEFLKGIMARNSPLQLKALEFLADYADRDEDEVTNTLNHFLLSFKGLEKLYIGLKKTIYYPDSRDNFHPLWSTVGYHGSTLKNLVIHPRGSIRRTGRTCTMGGIQRNVDWIHDVVGKLDIPQATISNWMKDPATHPLSPLSKLECLGVSSDPFAKATTQDGGSEQFLITLLRPFTSSSRRLKLLHLRQTGSNREDPFGSKVFMSSVSRRVSGDKTIPVPPSRMMAYLDPEFARFLNWVFGQEGISSLEAVAFGDFANGHMSGKYLHNMFACRSSDVRQGYRVFDCRYKVREHEWRVVADKYADFLESCPVGPRVESWGHGSRYHF
- a CDS encoding hypothetical protein (EggNog:ENOG503NWE8; COG:S) — protein: MKSQSLLASLSLLFPTITACTPSIPTSPPTLPNPHNDDTIPLSTREYWIHQANTLALSHPCPFAAFGTVIVNHTSANPQGTLICTGSNGNSRIGNPTLHGEIAAINNCSSLFVSSAYNMTPAESLAAFKDLTLYTNAESCPMCAAAVRWAGFREYVYGVPIKELIELGWGQLHIGSEEVIGSGVGMRDKDPEVVLGGVGREQSKVLFGWQFVSGECPRGCERGRVEERCLPGG
- a CDS encoding hypothetical protein (EggNog:ENOG503P51P; COG:S) gives rise to the protein MPIFTNEPRNILGYLTTTFTAPEACWTPAHNTEINVGWLGQRCGPNDVQDNADCWPPRTTGAPRTNLAFYGWGFYSPGLHCPAGYVSACTASATFQGWRVQYRMEPEETFVGCCPEGYACHNENGQTCISNARATTISTYQCESGSQINLAPMTLPNKKWSQVNIYAPMIQLAWKPSDLPSSAISSDPGPTNTSAPEEPSSGGISSGAIAGIAVGAVAVVIAIVVGAFLLWRTKRRGLARGGTDSKAELPITEAGAPPPGSVVSGPGEKYYYSGQPEQQLHPGMKEPQMTTYELGQTQAPAELSSDRWDTEGRVEAPGPEIAPRELESAHGTPPAGQPAALHRGA
- a CDS encoding hypothetical protein (EggNog:ENOG503P63E; COG:S); this translates as MTRSILPTFPLIILGVIEPLMLLEAYRVGIINPGAQHYFTRQLPPDLLYTTKTTQPPEFSPQAETVTLQLVNVFLLLAGLAVVCCFSKDKWTVKGYCVVVGLADYGHIWSIYKGLGAEAFWEFGKWNDLVWGGVLASALLNLVRWGVVFDVFGRLKDGEKVKTK